The DNA segment GAGCTTGCGCGACTTTTCAAACAACAGCCGGCTGCCGCGACGCCACGTATACATCAACAGCATCACGATCGAACCGAGCGCGAGCGGCACCCAGCCGCCTTCCAGTACCTTCAGCAGATTGGCGGCGAGGAACGTAAAATCGAGAAACAGGAACGGCGCAATCAGCGCCGCGGCCGCGATCGGCGACCACTTCCATACCCGCCAGATCACGACAAAGCCCATCATGCCCGTTACCACCATGGTGCCGGTCACCGAGATGCCATAGGCCGAAGCAAGCGCGCTCGACGAGCGGAACATGACGACCAGCAGCACCACCGCGATAAAGAGCAGCAGGTTGATGCGCGGAATATAGATCTGTCCGAACTGCGATTCAGACGTGTGCCTGATCTCAAATCTCGGCAGCAACCCGAGCTGGATCGCTTGCTGCGTCAACGAATAGGCGCCGGTGATCACCGCCTGGCTCGCGATCACGGTGGCAACGGTTGCCAGCCCGACCATCGGAATGAGTGCCCAGTCCGGAAACATCAGGAAGAACGGATTTTCGATCGCTTTGGGATCGGCGATGACGAGCGCCCCCTGTCCCAGGTAGTTCAACGCCAGCGATGGCAATACAATGAAGAGCCACGCCGTCTGAATTGGCTTTTTGCCGAAATGCCCGAGGTCCGCGTAGAGCGCCTCCGCACCGGTCACTGCGAGAAACACCGCGCCCAGCGTCACAAAGCCGATCATGCCGTGATGGAGCATGAAGGAGACGGCAAGTATCGGATTCAACGCCTGCAACACCGCGGGATGCTGCATCACCGGGATGATGGCGCCGATCGCTATGATGGCAAACCAGATGCACATGATCGGCCCGAAAAAGGCCGCCACATGGGCCGTGCCGCGCGACTGTGCCGCAAACAGCACCAGCAGGATGAGGACGGTAAGCGGGACCACGTACGGGTCGAACGCCGCGGTGACGAGCTTGATGCCTTCGATGGCCGACAGCACCGAGAGTGCCGGTGTGATAACGGCGTCGCCGTAAAACAGCGCGCCGCTGATGATACCTAGAAGAACAATGGTGCCGGCGCCACGGCTGACCGCGCGCTGCGCCAGCGCCATCAGG comes from the Bradyrhizobium erythrophlei genome and includes:
- a CDS encoding potassium transporter Kup — its product is MTTDVAAPAAETTAANGHGTNGHGEIHSTASLKALLIGSIGVVYGDIGTSPLYALREAVVAASGPSGVVDPAAVLGVVSLILWALIIVVTMKYVVILLRADNHGEGGTLALMALAQRAVSRGAGTIVLLGIISGALFYGDAVITPALSVLSAIEGIKLVTAAFDPYVVPLTVLILLVLFAAQSRGTAHVAAFFGPIMCIWFAIIAIGAIIPVMQHPAVLQALNPILAVSFMLHHGMIGFVTLGAVFLAVTGAEALYADLGHFGKKPIQTAWLFIVLPSLALNYLGQGALVIADPKAIENPFFLMFPDWALIPMVGLATVATVIASQAVITGAYSLTQQAIQLGLLPRFEIRHTSESQFGQIYIPRINLLLFIAVVLLVVMFRSSSALASAYGISVTGTMVVTGMMGFVVIWRVWKWSPIAAAALIAPFLFLDFTFLAANLLKVLEGGWVPLALGSIVMLLMYTWRRGSRLLFEKSRKLEFPLADLVAMLEKRPPQRVPGTAVFLTSDPISAPTALMHSLKHYKVLHEKNVILTIETAATPRVDPSERVRLEQISNTFTKITLKFGFMESPNVPKALAIARKLGWQFDIMSTSFFLSRRALKPAAHSGMPRWQDHLFIALSRTANDATDYFQIPSGRVVEVGTQVTV